Proteins found in one uncultured Desulfuromonas sp. genomic segment:
- the secA gene encoding preprotein translocase subunit SecA produces the protein MIRSLSKKIFGSQNDRELKRLRKIVDQINAFEGQIEPLDDAALKAKTDEFKQRLAQGETLDDLLPEAFAVVREAAKRVLGMRHFDVQMIGGMVLHSGKIAEMKTGEGKTLVATLPTYLNALTGKGVHVITVNDYLAKRDSDWMGQVHRFLGLTVGCIIHGITDEERKEAYASDVTYGTNNEFGFDYLRDNMKFELSQYVQRDLNFAIVDEVDSILIDEARTPLIISGPSEASSELYYRVNAIIPRLKKGEVIEHRDGKIGQTLKEFTGDYTVDEKAKAASLTEDGVASVEKMLGVDNLYDPRHIELLHHVNQALKAHALFKNEVDYVVKDGEVMIVDEFTGRLMPGRRWSDGLHQAVEAKEGVKIESENQTLATITFQNYFRMYDKLAGMTGTADTEAAEFNEIYKLSVVVIPTNRPNQRTDYADMIYKTEQEKFNAVIEDIRECHKSGQPVLVGTISIENSERLAAQLKKSGVPHHVLNAKHHEKEAEIVAQAGRLGSVTIATNMAGRGTDIVLGGNPDMLAKDVVNGDTEDERYAELLEKFTVECAEEKQKVLEAGGLYILGTERHESRRIDNQLRGRSGRQGDPGASRFYLSLEDDLLRIFGSHRVAFIMDKLKIPENEPIEHGMISRAIENAQKKVEGHNFDIRKHLIEYDDVMNRQREVIYDQRREVLAGENIRGTYNAIIEEMVEDIVATFCPEKVSPEDWNVSSLVDDFIAQFNFPPELPDLESKPNTEELIESLKKQVFKRLIEKEEEFTPAVLEHLMTVLLLQVIDSQWKDHLLSIDHLKEGIGLRGYGQKNPKEEYKREAYNLFMEMMGRIRQEVLQKLFMIQLVQQDDVERMEEEQKKRKVVMNRSDEADKPAQPVKRDEDKVGRNDPCPCGSGKKYKKCCGR, from the coding sequence ATGATCCGTTCCCTCTCGAAGAAGATTTTTGGCAGTCAGAATGATCGTGAACTGAAGCGGTTGCGTAAAATTGTCGATCAGATCAATGCGTTTGAAGGGCAGATTGAGCCGTTGGATGATGCCGCACTCAAGGCAAAGACCGATGAATTCAAGCAGCGCCTGGCCCAGGGCGAGACGCTGGATGACCTGCTTCCCGAAGCCTTTGCCGTCGTGCGCGAGGCCGCTAAACGGGTGCTGGGCATGCGCCACTTCGATGTTCAGATGATTGGTGGCATGGTGCTGCATAGCGGCAAGATTGCCGAAATGAAAACCGGTGAAGGTAAAACCCTGGTGGCGACGTTGCCAACATACCTCAATGCCTTGACCGGCAAAGGGGTGCATGTCATCACCGTCAACGATTATCTGGCCAAGCGTGACTCCGATTGGATGGGCCAGGTACATCGTTTTCTCGGTTTGACCGTTGGTTGTATTATTCACGGCATTACCGATGAAGAACGCAAAGAAGCTTACGCGTCCGATGTGACCTATGGCACCAACAATGAGTTCGGTTTCGACTATCTTCGCGACAACATGAAGTTTGAACTGAGCCAGTACGTGCAGCGCGATCTCAACTTTGCCATTGTCGATGAAGTGGACTCCATCCTGATTGACGAAGCGCGGACTCCGTTGATTATTTCCGGCCCCAGTGAGGCGTCGAGTGAACTTTATTACCGGGTGAACGCGATCATCCCGCGCCTGAAAAAAGGTGAGGTGATCGAGCATCGCGACGGCAAGATTGGCCAGACCCTCAAGGAGTTTACCGGTGACTATACGGTGGACGAGAAAGCGAAGGCGGCTTCGTTGACGGAAGACGGTGTGGCCTCCGTCGAAAAAATGCTCGGTGTCGATAACCTTTACGATCCGCGCCATATCGAACTGCTCCACCATGTCAACCAGGCTTTGAAAGCCCATGCGTTGTTCAAAAATGAAGTGGATTACGTGGTCAAAGACGGCGAAGTGATGATCGTCGATGAATTCACCGGTCGTTTGATGCCGGGGCGGCGCTGGAGTGATGGTCTGCATCAGGCCGTTGAAGCCAAAGAAGGGGTGAAGATCGAAAGCGAGAACCAGACGCTGGCGACCATTACCTTCCAGAACTATTTCCGGATGTACGACAAACTGGCTGGTATGACCGGTACCGCGGATACGGAAGCCGCGGAATTTAACGAAATTTACAAGCTCAGTGTTGTGGTGATCCCGACCAACCGGCCCAATCAGCGCACCGATTATGCCGATATGATCTACAAGACTGAGCAGGAGAAATTCAACGCCGTCATCGAGGATATTCGCGAGTGCCATAAAAGCGGTCAACCGGTGCTGGTGGGGACCATCTCCATTGAAAATTCCGAGCGTCTGGCCGCTCAGTTGAAGAAATCCGGGGTACCGCATCATGTCCTCAACGCCAAGCATCATGAAAAAGAGGCGGAGATCGTTGCCCAGGCAGGTCGTCTCGGCTCCGTGACCATTGCCACCAACATGGCCGGTCGTGGTACCGATATTGTGCTGGGCGGTAATCCCGACATGCTCGCCAAGGACGTGGTCAACGGTGACACGGAAGATGAGCGCTATGCCGAGTTACTGGAAAAGTTTACCGTAGAGTGCGCGGAAGAAAAGCAGAAGGTTCTTGAGGCTGGAGGTTTGTATATTCTCGGGACCGAGCGTCATGAGTCGCGACGTATTGACAACCAGTTGCGTGGCCGTTCCGGTCGTCAGGGCGATCCCGGTGCCAGCCGCTTCTACCTGAGCCTTGAAGATGATTTGCTGCGTATTTTCGGCAGCCATCGGGTGGCGTTTATCATGGATAAACTCAAGATTCCCGAGAATGAGCCGATTGAGCACGGCATGATTTCACGGGCGATTGAAAACGCCCAGAAGAAGGTGGAAGGGCATAACTTCGATATTCGTAAACACCTCATCGAATACGATGACGTTATGAACCGTCAGCGTGAGGTAATCTATGATCAGCGTCGTGAAGTGCTGGCCGGCGAGAACATTCGCGGCACCTACAACGCCATTATCGAAGAGATGGTGGAAGACATTGTCGCCACGTTCTGTCCTGAAAAGGTTTCACCCGAGGACTGGAATGTCTCAAGCCTGGTGGATGACTTTATCGCCCAATTCAATTTTCCGCCGGAACTGCCCGATCTGGAGAGCAAGCCGAACACCGAGGAGTTGATCGAATCGTTGAAAAAGCAGGTGTTCAAACGGTTAATCGAGAAGGAGGAAGAATTTACTCCGGCGGTGCTTGAGCACCTGATGACCGTCTTGCTGCTGCAGGTGATCGACAGCCAGTGGAAGGACCACCTGTTATCCATCGACCACCTCAAAGAGGGGATTGGCCTGCGCGGTTACGGCCAGAAAAACCCCAAAGAGGAGTACAAGCGCGAGGCCTACAATTTGTTTATGGAAATGATGGGCCGTATTCGCCAGGAAGTGCTGCAAAAACTGTTCATGATTCAGCTGGTTCAACAGGATGATGTTGAGCGGATGGAAGAGGAACAGAAAAAGCGTAAAGTGGTGATGAATCGCAGTGACGAGGCCGATAAACCAGCCCAACCGGTTAAGCGCGATGAGGATAAAGTTGGCCGCAACGATCCCTGCCCGTGCGGCAGTGGCAAAAAATACAAGAAGTGCTGCGGGCGCTGA